Part of the Onthophagus taurus isolate NC chromosome 11, IU_Otau_3.0, whole genome shotgun sequence genome is shown below.
ttattgtaatagatttaaaaaaacactaaaactttgtatcttaacatttttcgcTAGCTATCTTACTTGAGGAGATAACCATACATATCAGCGACCCTgtgtaattaatataataattaccTCCATGTTCCGTGAATTTCGGGTTTGATAGAATTTGTTTGGCAAATTTCAAACCGTTTTTATACTGTTTGTGCTCGtaacatttctaaaaaataaaacaggaaatcaaacataacctcaacttAAAGGTTAAAGTGAATAGTCATAAATTTAAGCGGGTGCAAGCGGGTAACGAAACGAATGTTTAAATCgaacgaaaatttaataattatttcacgTTTAATTTCGTATAAAGCAAGATAGAGCGAATGCCGAATGAAAAATCCATAATAATAGAAAAGTTACGTACCAAAATTCGTTTGAACAATGCGTTTTCTTTGGGCGGTAGAGGATTGCTTGACGGCATCTTCAATTTTGCACCGTAACGTAATTACGTGCACTATTTTCTATGgttaaaaattcttcaaacCTCGTGGCTCAAAATCTCTACACACAGAAAAGTCGATTTTGGTCACGTGACAGATATGTAATAATCAGACATAGGATGGTCACTAAAACAGATCGCTGTAATTTGTAATTCGAAAATAaccaattattataaatgaagctgtttatttaaaacggtttttattataaattgacgaaaaaatcgaattttgaaGTCATAAAACTCttcttatttcaattttacaaggtttatataaattaatcaaaatggTGGTGAAGGATGCGTTTAACGTTTAACCTTTGTTTAATtcatgattttaataaataatttattataaaacataaaataatgtttgatatttgtaaaaattcgTCTCATAACGTTTCTTATTTAactttgaaatgaaaaatcttaaaaattttttggttaCCATGGTGACCTGATGTGTTTTGATAActtaattgtcatttttgacatttaacccTGGACGGATTCAAAacttgttggaaataattcttGTTCTTGCTTGTTTTGTGCTCTCGTCGTATATATAACGCATCTCGTaagtatgatttttttaattgtgcGTCGTCGAAACGTAGCTTTTGCGTATCTTTGGAATTTCCGAGATGCGTTATTTGATGTAATTGTGTTGTTGTTTCTTAGTTTTAAGTTTGATTTATAGAACTGGAAAATATAATGCGCACCAAAGTAGCACTATCAAGAAAATGAATAAGAAGGACTAAATTGTTCTTGTCAAAAGTCAATTAACAGATAGACTTGAAATATATGATTATTGCCCAAGTCGGGGCGaagtaatattgaaaatgatgCCCATTGATGATGATTAGACTAAACAAGTtcaaaatcctaaaaaaaaagatttgcGCTATTTGTGCCCTAATGATGAAATTATTCTGTGCAAAATGTCATAAAAATCTGCGTGGTGAGCACAAAATAGAGCTTTGCATATACTGTAACTTGGGTCTCACGAGAATGTGTTTACTTTTAAGTTAATACGTTactttacaaataaaaatgatccatttttgtttttcttctagttaaataaataattaattaaatacaattgATTTTCAAAGGTGTTGGTCTTGGTGCATAAATCATCTGTATGACCTCTTTTAATAGTGCCGTCGTCTATTCGACGAAGCATAACCTGTTCGTATAAAAAATAAGCACAACCTTCCAGAATTAAGCAGTATGCTCAAAACTGCTCCGATATGttctaccaatgggctgcagAAGACACTAtaaggagcaggagtatactgccagacacttCGAATTAAGCAacctattgacatgggtgctagaATCCTTCTTGAGAAAGCTCTGAAGAACCTGTGAagattaaacacactgagttgtgataacagagcttttctgatctgggtcccaggTCACTCTGGGATTGCTGATAATGAAGCGGGATGAGCTAGCATGAGAGGACAGCGCTACAGCGTTTGTGGGGCCAAAGTCAGCAATTGGtatatcatttgcgatggcccaACATAGGATtagactgtgggctgaagagagagcatattttaggacttgctcatagcaacattaaagttctaatgggtgtctttactgggcactgtCGATTAAAGACACATCTAGGGCCTAGCCGGCGATGTTGAATGCCAACTATGTGTGGAGGATGAGGAGATGGTTGAGCAtattttatgccactgccctgctgttaatcgtatcagattctcgatttttgagtcgcagtttatctccccaAAGGATCTGGATGACTTGTCAgaaaaatacattaattttttatgaaaaatactGAGAGAGGTTCACTGGATAAACATAAcattattaaatgttaaatcCTACGTTTATTATACCAGAAATATTCAATCAAGTATATTCTATTAAAGTAATGAAACCACTAATGATAGAACACACCATATTTTGATTTCAATCTTCATTCACTTCGTTTAGAAATGGCCAACAACAAACAATGTCTTTTCTGTTGTTTAAACCCGATATCTCTATTTGGGTCATTTTTTGGTTTGCATTGTTTCAACTTTCAATGTGAACACATCAACAAAAAAGTGATTATAAAAGTTTCGATGATAAGAATTTTATGGTCAATATTCCTACAATTATTTTACACTTATCAAACAGCtgaattaatgatttatttacaattcGATCATAACAATTTAATGGAAAGTGTTACTTCAATAGCCGATTGGACAGTATCTTTAGTGTGTTTGTTGATTATACAACACagcttaattttttgtattaaaaagaggacgaGATATTATAAGGGTTTGGCGTATTTAATGTGTAATGGTGTTGAGTTTGGTGTAATAGAcgttttcgatcaaaaaaatttatctaatTTGAAACGATTAATTTATGGAAATATTTTAACCGCTTTAATTGCTGTGGTTTTTCAGTGTTCGTtgggaaattataaaaaatcgattgtTGTTCTTGGATATATGATAATCGCAGCGTCGACTGCGgtagatttatttattcattacatcatttttaaaagaaataataataatttgaaacaaaaacttcaatatgatttattaaacgGAACTAATTTAATTGATGTGTTAAAAAAGGCCCAAAAACTCCATTTATTTGCAATTGAAAGTTTAGAAATTTACGTTTTTGTATCGAATATTGTGATTTTAATAGGAGTTTTATTCAGCATCGCTATTTGTACTACTTATATTTATGTGCTCGTTATGTATAACGTATTTAATTACGATACTTTTGATAAGTTAGATATCGTTTATGTAATCGTAATGTTCATTATATGTTGTGGACCGATGTATCAAATCGTTTTTGTGATTACAAAACTTTACAACGTGGTAAATAACCTAATCGGTACAAATTAGGTTGATGatataattttgttgtagGAAAACGATGTTTTATCGTTTCTTTATCAATATCCAATATCTAAATTAACTCAAATTGAGGCCGGCGaggtaaaaagtatttttagtaACTacgaattaaataatttattttttttaaggtgTTAATAACGATAAATTCGTTTATAACTCATAAACCTTTAATAAAAGCTTCGAATATGTTTACTGTTGGTACACCTCTTCTTGCATCTGtgagtaataaataataataataagatttttttgtttgtttaatgaTGTAAATTTTAGATTTCAGGAATGGTTATAACTTACCTTTTGGTGGCAATTCAATTCCATGTAACTTTACGTAATAagtaatacagtaaaacctcgatatatctcagtatatttattattatactcAGTATATTTgggttttaattgttattcagcgttgaCGTCATGAATCAAGCTATGCACCTGATCCTCTTGGATTCTACCGCCcttggtataaatataaagccaAGTAGACTAAACGCAATtaatttgtgtgcattaaatATTagtcgaggttttactgtaataagTTTTAGATTGCATCATCATTTAGGaccaataaaacaatttacaacagaacaaaaatttttcaaataattttttcttagaaaaatataacaaagaaaaaaaataacttattataTTAGTTAAGTTCGAGGTTAGAGAGCAAAAAACAGCAAGTATCGTTTGATCTCTTTTATGTAAAAACTATCTTCTTTAAACAGTTAAAgacaaaaaaagattttttcggTATTAATACGGGTTTCGTTTTTTCCTCATTCATTaacaatcaaataaaattataacttctaaaattatttgcaTAAAGGTACAGCAACAATTATGTAAATGAGACGAATGGATTTCCTCTTGTATACAAATCgcttaataatcatttttagttatcACCATAATCGCGGTCGCCGACGTTAATCCTGTCTTGCGCCGCGGTCACATTAAAGCCTAGGATCCTCGCATCCACTTTAGTCATCTTCGactttttagttttcttacCTTTAccctaaaacaaaaaacgaaaaaatcctttattcacactaaaacataatttttttacctttACTTCTTGAAAATCAGAGTTATGCTGCATCGATGGGGTAATTGCTGGCGCGGGGGAACACATATCATCTTTATGCGCGTTCGTTTTCGGTCGGAACGAACGTCGCTTTTCTAGGAATTGTGCCGTGAATTGATGCATCGCTTGACTCTCTCCTAAATATTCCCGACAATAATCTTTTACATCAGCCGCTGAttcaatatcttttaaaaatccAATAAATGTtggaactaaaaataaatcataattaacCAAATTTATCACGCAGACAAATTTTTACTCACTATCTACAGTGCTTGTAACATTTGATAACGCTTTAATACACCATTGTGTAAATTCCTCAGTAGCTGGTCCATTTGTACTTAAAGAACCGTTATTTTTTGAACCTGTCGTTTCTTCTTTCTTTGTTTTTGCTTTTGCAACTTttggttgttgttgttgttgcggTTGTTGTTGGGGCTTCGCTTGTGTCACCATGGCACTTGTTGAATTGCTCTTAACTACATTGGACGGTTTCGATGGGGCTTTCTGGGTTGGTACATCGTCCCAAAAGCCTgctactaacaaaaataaataataaataaatattttaattaattaattaattattttttcaccATTTGAAGGCCACTGTGACGCAGTATTTGCCCAGGTTAAATTCTGTCCTTGCCATATACCAGTAGAAACCGGCGCcgtttgattttctttttccttaTTTTGTTGCGCAAGTCTCTCGGCCGCTTGTTTCGCTAACAACTCTTGTTCTTCAGCTTGTATTTCCGCTAATGATTTAACTTGCCTCGGTTGAATTGGTTTATTAGCCCAGTTCAATTGAATTGACGCTTTTTCGATTGTCTGTTGCTCTTGCATCAACAATTGTCGTTGTTGTTGCTGAAGATATGCCATTTCAACGCGTTTCTCTCGTTCGGCTTTTTGGATGGCTAGTAAACTCGGGCCTGTACTTGCGCTTGAAGGATTACTCCAAGGAGCTGCTTTACTAAccacattattgtttttattttgattctcTTGGATCGCTTTAACCATCGCTCTCTTTGCTTCCTCCttcattttttcttccttaattttttccttttcgtGTTCGTCCTCTAATTTTTTCTGTTCTTCAGCGCGTTTACGTGCTTCTTCTTCAGCTTTCCTCGCTTCTTTTAGTTTccttttttcttctaattctcGCAATCGTTTTTCTTCCGCTTCTTTCCTGGCTTTTTCTAGTTCCTTCCTAATCCTTTCTTcctcctttttctttttctcttcggctattttcttttccatttcttgttttctttgttcttgttttcgtttttcttccGCTTCTTTCTTCAGCTGCTTTTCTTCCTGTTCTTTGcgtttcttttcttctttcgcggattctttttctcttttcgattgttctttttctttactaCTCGGTGAATGCTGTTGGATTTCTTCTGATATATTCGTCGTCGTTTCAACCGGTTGAGTGTTCATTTGAGATTGTGTTGGTGTTAAATCCCACATTGATATTGGCTTTTCATTTGGCGGCTGCTGTTGGGaaggtggtggtggtggtggatGTTGTTGTTGAGATTGTATGGGTTGTGGCTGTTGAGGTGGTTGATTCGATTGAACtgtttgttgttgttgctgtTGTTGCCATTGATTAGTTTGTTGAATTTGCGAGGTTATGTATTGGTTTTGTTGCCATAAAGCatccatcttaaaaaatttgattaatttcacTTAatctaagattttttttatattacttACAGGTTGTGGTTGAGATATATTCTTATTTTGTAAttgtcttaataaattattaattggaTTATCATCGGCGGGTGTGGCGAGGTTTTCTAAAGGCTTCTGTGGTATATTTGGCATAACGCCGCTACCAGGTAAACTACTGGGTATCCCCGTCATTCCTGGTCCTGGAAGATTCCCGTGGATTCCTGTCATATTGTTAATTAGGTTTTCAGATGGAATGGTTTGTGGCAGACCCATTCCAGGAAGAGGTGTAGCCCCTTGTGGAATCCTCTGCAGGGAGTGCATTTGTTGAACTAACGCCTGAAGTGGATCTAACTGCATGGGAATCGCGTTTGGCTGCTCTGTCATCGGTGGCCCGGATAACTTATTAACCTTACGTAAATCGCAACCTTATTTAAACAAccgattttttgttgattaatcGGCAACTTACTTGTTGCATTTGATTGATGATGTGCATGAGTGGATTGGCGGCTTGTGGCGGGGGTTGTGCTGATTGCTGGAAATATTGTAACTCAACTGGCGTCATctatacacaaaaaaaaatttggagtTGTCTACCGATAGACTGGCAAAAATTGTCTCggaaaacttaaaaatcaaatatatttatgttattaacCTGAGCTTGTGGCATAAGATGTTGAGTAAGCATATCCCTTTGTTGAAGTGCTGTAAGATTCGCCCAATCCGTGGGAGGAACCGATTTATACGGTCGCCCTTGACTTAAAGCAAACTGAACTTGAAGATTATGCAAATTTAACAAATGATCTTGGTCGGTTAATTTCACCGGTGGCACTTCTTTCAATGGTGGAATGCGCGTCGTCGATAAAAACGGATTCGCTCCGTTACATAACCTAACAAGATCGCCAAGAGTATAAAACGTTTTGTCGCATTGTCGACGAACAAGTAACGACAACGTAAAATAACCGGCTTTAAACCATTCGGCCATTTCGGTTGATACAAAGGGTCCTTGAAGATCACCCTGGGGATCCCGATAAAACCATTTGTCTTGAATGGGTGGAACGAGGTTTGGCGGAGGTTGCGGCGTTACTCCTACGCTTGACATCCCCATATTTGGGTTCATTGTTGTTTTTGGGTTCTCCTCCTCCACGACCAGCTTGGAAACGAGATCCTCTTGGAGTCTGTCAAAATCTTCTTCAACTCTATTGCCAAATgaacaaatcaatttttagcGTAAGTTTAAACATaaccaaaaatattattatttgtcaaaacatttatgtcaaaattttctttaatatcaatgacaactttgatttttattagCTTAACCCTTTATGTACCAACGGTACTggtagttttaaacactcCTTTTAACTTATAGTCATCTATTATAAGAAAGAacctgtataaaaaatgacacaaTCCACACTGTAGGgtttttaggtatatttaaacatattcatccagatgtgaggttataaaagttaCATTTAGTGTTTGGTACGTAAAAGTACCGCTAGGATAATAACAGGTATAATATTGAGATTCAAGTAAAAATAAGCCAAGCGGATACAGATACGCTTTGGTACTTGAACAAAGCTTTTACTGATGAAGAACTTTTGAtggttgaattagaaaatctTCATCCAACGGGAATTCTAAACAGACAGGCATAAAAGATGACATTGTTATTACTAGTGCTGGTCAGGTGCCTATGCTGGAAGATGAAGAAGTAGAacaactaattaataaaaatgaggaGAGTAACACTGAAGTAGGAGAAATACGTGGCAAAGGGCTCAAGAAGAAGAACAAGGcagaaattgataaaaaatggAGAAAACGGGAAAAACAGACTCAAATTCCAAGATACGATTATCCAGGGGgaataattggtgatacttTTGCAACTTGCAATAATCC
Proteins encoded:
- the LOC111423745 gene encoding GIGYF family protein Gyf isoform X4; the encoded protein is MTDSMNFGPEWLRNLSSDGSTTGGTGGGARYQLSGYRYGREEMLGLYEKGFKPPASLVNFTRLYTDPPLVPLVLLDKGPTEEERLWQSRAPPINSSTRGSRGSSLERGGTRPNRGRGSYQYGRNVNSYDATGGVGGWGNGEQQEWSPRKDFGGYSRSASVDNWRRNRPADEEEGWRSTTNRGSAEKWVRSTSWRDGDKEDDRGGPHERSRSWFDGRNHVQRKGWDEDHQPEWFTEQLGEGGGTFDATGAYHGSDDEQDHRIGGRKELQKSTSQQNISPRQPAPLTSSKSSVSLSKQCEIEVKEEHINVGIKDVEETKEKLDPPEKPIEEKKPKNVEIKKEVKVDKIEKQMGHKIEGNLNVNGIVVELPSSSHRVEEDFDRLQEDLVSKLVVEEENPKTTMNPNMGMSSVGVTPQPPPNLVPPIQDKWFYRDPQGDLQGPFVSTEMAEWFKAGYFTLSLLVRRQCDKTFYTLGDLVRLCNGANPFLSTTRIPPLKEVPPVKLTDQDHLLNLHNLQVQFALSQGRPYKSVPPTDWANLTALQQRDMLTQHLMPQAQMTPVELQYFQQSAQPPPQAANPLMHIINQMQQVNKLSGPPMTEQPNAIPMQLDPLQALVQQMHSLQRIPQGATPLPGMGLPQTIPSENLINNMTGIHGNLPGPGMTGIPSSLPGSGVMPNIPQKPLENLATPADDNPINNLLRQLQNKNISQPQPMDALWQQNQYITSQIQQTNQWQQQQQQQTVQSNQPPQQPQPIQSQQQHPPPPPPSQQQPPNEKPISMWDLTPTQSQMNTQPVETTTNISEEIQQHSPSSKEKEQSKREKESAKEEKKRKEQEEKQLKKEAEEKRKQEQRKQEMEKKIAEEKKKKEEERIRKELEKARKEAEEKRLRELEEKRKLKEARKAEEEARKRAEEQKKLEDEHEKEKIKEEKMKEEAKRAMVKAIQENQNKNNNVVSKAAPWSNPSSASTGPSLLAIQKAEREKRVEMAYLQQQQRQLLMQEQQTIEKASIQLNWANKPIQPRQVKSLAEIQAEEQELLAKQAAERLAQQNKEKENQTAPVSTGIWQGQNLTWANTASQWPSNGFWDDVPTQKAPSKPSNVVKSNSTSAMVTQAKPQQQPQQQQQPKVAKAKTKKEETTGSKNNGSLSTNGPATEEFTQWCIKALSNVTSTVDIPTFIGFLKDIESAADVKDYCREYLGESQAMHQFTAQFLEKRRSFRPKTNAHKDDMCSPAPAITPSMQHNSDFQEVKGKGKKTKKSKMTKVDARILGFNVTAAQDRINVGDRDYGDN
- the LOC111423745 gene encoding GIGYF family protein Gyf isoform X3, encoding MTDSMNFGPEWLRNLSSDGSTTGGTGGGARYQLSGYRYGREEMLGLYEKGFKPPASLVNFTRLYTDPPLVPLVLLDKGPTEEERLWQSRAPPINSSTRGSRGSSLERGGTRPNRGRGSYQYGRNVNSYDATGGVGGWGNGEQQEWSPRKDFGGYRSASVDNWRRNRPADEEEGWRSTTNRGSAEKWVRSTSWRDGDKEDDRGGPHERSRSWFDGRNHVQRKGWDEDHQPEWFTEQLGEGGGTFDATGAYHGSDDEQDHRIGGRKELQKSTSQQNISPRQPAPLTSSKSSVSLSKQCEIEVKEEHINVGIKDVEETKEKLDPPEKPIEEKKPKNVEIKKEVKVDKIEKQMGHKIEGNLNVNGIVVELPSSSHRVEEDFDRLQEDLVSKLVVEEENPKTTMNPNMGMSSVGVTPQPPPNLVPPIQDKWFYRDPQGDLQGPFVSTEMAEWFKAGYFTLSLLVRRQCDKTFYTLGDLVRLCNGANPFLSTTRIPPLKEVPPVKLTDQDHLLNLHNLQVQFALSQGRPYKSVPPTDWANLTALQQRDMLTQHLMPQAQMTPVELQYFQQSAQPPPQAANPLMHIINQMQQVNKLSGPPMTEQPNAIPMQLDPLQALVQQMHSLQRIPQGATPLPGMGLPQTIPSENLINNMTGIHGNLPGPGMTGIPSSLPGSGVMPNIPQKPLENLATPADDNPINNLLRQLQNKNISQPQPMDALWQQNQYITSQIQQTNQWQQQQQQQTVQSNQPPQQPQPIQSQQQHPPPPPPSQQQPPNEKPISMWDLTPTQSQMNTQPVETTTNISEEIQQHSPSSKEKEQSKREKESAKEEKKRKEQEEKQLKKEAEEKRKQEQRKQEMEKKIAEEKKKKEEERIRKELEKARKEAEEKRLRELEEKRKLKEARKAEEEARKRAEEQKKLEDEHEKEKIKEEKMKEEAKRAMVKAIQENQNKNNNVVSKAAPWSNPSSASTGPSLLAIQKAEREKRVEMAYLQQQQRQLLMQEQQTIEKASIQLNWANKPIQPRQVKSLAEIQAEEQELLAKQAAERLAQQNKEKENQTAPVSTGIWQGQNLTWANTASQWPSNVAGFWDDVPTQKAPSKPSNVVKSNSTSAMVTQAKPQQQPQQQQQPKVAKAKTKKEETTGSKNNGSLSTNGPATEEFTQWCIKALSNVTSTVDIPTFIGFLKDIESAADVKDYCREYLGESQAMHQFTAQFLEKRRSFRPKTNAHKDDMCSPAPAITPSMQHNSDFQEVKGKGKKTKKSKMTKVDARILGFNVTAAQDRINVGDRDYGDN
- the LOC111423745 gene encoding GIGYF family protein Gyf isoform X8, encoding MTDSMNFGPEWLRNLSSDGSTTGGTGGGARYQLSGYRYGREEMLGLYEKGFKPPASLVNFTRLYTDPPLVPLVLLDKGPTEEERLWQSRAPPINSSTRGSRGSSLERGGTRPNRGRGSYQYGRNVNSYDATGGVGGWGNGEQQEWSPRKDFGGYSRSASVDNWRRNRPADEEEGWRSTTNRGSAEKWVRSTSWRDGDKEDDRGGPHERSRSWFDGRNHVQRKGWDEDHQPEWFTEQLGEGGGTFDATGAYHGSDDEQDHRIGGRKELQKSTSQQNISPRQPAPLTSSKSSVSLSKQCEIEVKEEHINVGIKDVEETKEKLDPPEKPIEEKKPKNVEIKKEVKVDKIEKQMGHKIEGNLNVNGIVVELPSSSHRVEEDFDRLQEDLVSKLVVEEENPKTTMNPNMGMSSVGVTPQPPPNLVPPIQDKWFYRDPQGDLQGPFVSTEMAEWFKAGYFTLSLLVRRQCDKTFYTLGDLVRLCNGANPFLSTTRIPPLKEVPPVKLTDQDHLLNLHNLQVQFALSQGRPYKSVPPTDWANLTALQQRDMLTQHLMPQAQQSAQPPPQAANPLMHIINQMQQVNKLSGPPMTEQPNAIPMQLDPLQALVQQMHSLQRIPQGATPLPGMGLPQTIPSENLINNMTGIHGNLPGPGMTGIPSSLPGSGVMPNIPQKPLENLATPADDNPINNLLRQLQNKNISQPQPMDALWQQNQYITSQIQQTNQWQQQQQQQTVQSNQPPQQPQPIQSQQQHPPPPPPSQQQPPNEKPISMWDLTPTQSQMNTQPVETTTNISEEIQQHSPSSKEKEQSKREKESAKEEKKRKEQEEKQLKKEAEEKRKQEQRKQEMEKKIAEEKKKKEEERIRKELEKARKEAEEKRLRELEEKRKLKEARKAEEEARKRAEEQKKLEDEHEKEKIKEEKMKEEAKRAMVKAIQENQNKNNNVVSKAAPWSNPSSASTGPSLLAIQKAEREKRVEMAYLQQQQRQLLMQEQQTIEKASIQLNWANKPIQPRQVKSLAEIQAEEQELLAKQAAERLAQQNKEKENQTAPVSTGIWQGQNLTWANTASQWPSNVAGFWDDVPTQKAPSKPSNVVKSNSTSAMVTQAKPQQQPQQQQQPKVAKAKTKKEETTGSKNNGSLSTNGPATEEFTQWCIKALSNVTSTVDIPTFIGFLKDIESAADVKDYCREYLGESQAMHQFTAQFLEKRRSFRPKTNAHKDDMCSPAPAITPSMQHNSDFQEVKGKGKKTKKSKMTKVDARILGFNVTAAQDRINVGDRDYGDN
- the LOC111423745 gene encoding GRB10-interacting GYF protein 2 isoform X2, whose amino-acid sequence is MTDSMNFGPEWLRNLSSDGSTTGGTGGGARYQLSGYRYGREEMLGLYEKGFKPPASLVNFTRLYTDPPLVPLVLLDKGPTEEERLWQSRAPPINSSTRGSRGSSLERGGTRPNRGRGSYQYGRNVNSYDATGGVGGWGNGEQQEWSPRKDFGGYSRSASVDNWRRNRPADEEEGWRSTTNRGSAEKWVRSTSWRDGDKEDDRGGPHERSRSWFDGRNHVQRKGWDEDHQPEWFTEQLGEGGGTFDATGAYHGSDDEQDHRIGGRKELQKSTSQQNISPRQPAPLTSSKSSVSLSKQCEIEVKEEHINVGIKDVEETKEKLDPPEKPIEEKKPKNVEIKKEVKVDKIEKQMGHKIEGNLNVNGIVVELPSSSHRVEEDFDRLQEDLVSKLVVEEENPKTTMNPNMGMSSVGVTPQPPPNLVPPIQDKWFYRDPQGDLQGPFVSTEMAEWFKAGYFTLSLLVRRQCDKTFYTLGDLVRLCNGANPFLSTTRIPPLKEVPPVKLTDQDHLLNLHNLQVQFALSQGRPYKSVPPTDWANLTALQQRDMLTQHLMPQAQMTPVELQYFQQSAQPPPQAANPLMHIINQMQQVNKLSGPPMTEQPNAIPMQLDPLQALVQQMHSLQRIPQGATPLPGMGLPQTIPSENLINNMTGIHGNLPGPGMTGIPSSLPGSGVMPNIPQKPLENLATPADDNPINNLLRQLQNKNISQPQPMDALWQQNQYITSQIQQTNQWQQQQQQQTVQSNQPPQQPQPIQSQQQHPPPPPPSQQQPPNEKPISMWDLTPTQSQMNTQPVETTTNISEEIQQHSPSSKEKEQSKREKESAKEEKKRKEQEEKQLKKEAEEKRKQEQRKQEMEKKIAEEKKKKEEERIRKELEKARKEAEEKRLRELEEKRKLKEARKAEEEARKRAEEQKKLEDEHEKEKIKEEKMKEEAKRAMVKAIQENQNKNNNVVSKAAPWSNPSSASTGPSLLAIQKAEREKRVEMAYLQQQQRQLLMQEQQTIEKASIQLNWANKPIQPRQVKSLAEIQAEEQELLAKQAAERLAQQNKEKENQTAPVSTGIWQGQNLTWANTASQWPSNAGFWDDVPTQKAPSKPSNVVKSNSTSAMVTQAKPQQQPQQQQQPKVAKAKTKKEETTGSKNNGSLSTNGPATEEFTQWCIKALSNVTSTVDIPTFIGFLKDIESAADVKDYCREYLGESQAMHQFTAQFLEKRRSFRPKTNAHKDDMCSPAPAITPSMQHNSDFQEVKGKGKKTKKSKMTKVDARILGFNVTAAQDRINVGDRDYGDN
- the LOC111423745 gene encoding GIGYF family protein Gyf isoform X7 is translated as MTDSMNFGPEWLRNLSSDGSTTGGTGGGARYQLSGYREEMLGLYEKGFKPPASLVNFTRLYTDPPLVPLVLLDKGPTEEERLWQSRAPPINSSTRGSRGSSLERGGTRPNRGRGSYQYGRNVNSYDATGGVGGWGNGEQQEWSPRKDFGGYSRSASVDNWRRNRPADEEEGWRSTTNRGSAEKWVRSTSWRDGDKEDDRGGPHERSRSWFDGRNHVQRKGWDEDHQPEWFTEQLGEGGGTFDATGAYHGSDDEQDHRIGGRKELQKSTSQQNISPRQPAPLTSSKSSVSLSKQCEIEVKEEHINVGIKDVEETKEKLDPPEKPIEEKKPKNVEIKKEVKVDKIEKQMGHKIEGNLNVNGIVVELPSSSHRVEEDFDRLQEDLVSKLVVEEENPKTTMNPNMGMSSVGVTPQPPPNLVPPIQDKWFYRDPQGDLQGPFVSTEMAEWFKAGYFTLSLLVRRQCDKTFYTLGDLVRLCNGANPFLSTTRIPPLKEVPPVKLTDQDHLLNLHNLQVQFALSQGRPYKSVPPTDWANLTALQQRDMLTQHLMPQAQMTPVELQYFQQSAQPPPQAANPLMHIINQMQQVNKLSGPPMTEQPNAIPMQLDPLQALVQQMHSLQRIPQGATPLPGMGLPQTIPSENLINNMTGIHGNLPGPGMTGIPSSLPGSGVMPNIPQKPLENLATPADDNPINNLLRQLQNKNISQPQPMDALWQQNQYITSQIQQTNQWQQQQQQQTVQSNQPPQQPQPIQSQQQHPPPPPPSQQQPPNEKPISMWDLTPTQSQMNTQPVETTTNISEEIQQHSPSSKEKEQSKREKESAKEEKKRKEQEEKQLKKEAEEKRKQEQRKQEMEKKIAEEKKKKEEERIRKELEKARKEAEEKRLRELEEKRKLKEARKAEEEARKRAEEQKKLEDEHEKEKIKEEKMKEEAKRAMVKAIQENQNKNNNVVSKAAPWSNPSSASTGPSLLAIQKAEREKRVEMAYLQQQQRQLLMQEQQTIEKASIQLNWANKPIQPRQVKSLAEIQAEEQELLAKQAAERLAQQNKEKENQTAPVSTGIWQGQNLTWANTASQWPSNVAGFWDDVPTQKAPSKPSNVVKSNSTSAMVTQAKPQQQPQQQQQPKVAKAKTKKEETTGSKNNGSLSTNGPATEEFTQWCIKALSNVTSTVDIPTFIGFLKDIESAADVKDYCREYLGESQAMHQFTAQFLEKRRSFRPKTNAHKDDMCSPAPAITPSMQHNSDFQEVKGKGKKTKKSKMTKVDARILGFNVTAAQDRINVGDRDYGDN